The following coding sequences lie in one Deltaproteobacteria bacterium genomic window:
- a CDS encoding sigma-70 family RNA polymerase sigma factor: MEQSDWELVRQCKSGNRQAFRELVERYQRKTVAIAFGIVHDREDALEVAQEAFAKVFTSIQKFKEEASFYTWLYRITVNLAIDRQRQKNRQPFLDRDDQGEGESAGIEAMPDSADTDPFEKVKDKELGERIREALDELTPAHKAVILLREVEGLSYEEISEVLQCSRGTVMSRLHYARKKLQSRLRSDL; the protein is encoded by the coding sequence GTGGAACAAAGCGATTGGGAATTAGTCCGTCAGTGCAAGAGCGGCAATCGGCAAGCATTTCGCGAACTGGTCGAGCGGTATCAGCGGAAGACTGTGGCAATTGCGTTCGGGATCGTCCATGATCGAGAGGATGCCTTAGAGGTCGCTCAGGAAGCGTTCGCTAAGGTTTTCACAAGTATTCAGAAATTCAAAGAAGAAGCGAGTTTCTATACTTGGCTCTACCGAATCACCGTGAATCTCGCCATTGACCGTCAACGCCAGAAAAACCGCCAGCCTTTCCTCGACCGCGATGATCAAGGCGAGGGGGAGAGCGCTGGTATCGAAGCGATGCCGGATTCGGCGGACACGGACCCATTCGAGAAAGTCAAGGACAAAGAATTAGGGGAGCGCATCCGTGAGGCACTCGATGAGTTGACGCCCGCGCATAAAGCGGTCATACTCCTGCGAGAAGTCGAAGGCCTTTCGTACGAAGAGATTAGCGAGGTCCTGCAGTGCTCCCGGGGAACGGTTATGAGTCGTCTGCATTATGCCCGGAAAAAGTTACAATCGCGTCTACGTAGCGACCTGTGA